From Vanessa cardui chromosome 29, ilVanCard2.1, whole genome shotgun sequence, a single genomic window includes:
- the LOC124541818 gene encoding uncharacterized protein LOC124541818 encodes MESIKHSIEDLTEHFNTRMAEFQKSLQGSIPATSPNSNIAAQFNTFRIFVLSALEGLQMQVEILTKQYNQLEMRSRRKMLLFHGVPEDKKENLPVIVSGVISGHLKVPEFTIEKLSRCQRLGHSSRDKPRPILVKFRDVVLRNKIWYSKTSLKSTGVTLSEFLTKKRHDLFMSARQKFGISKCWTKDGVVIVTGSDGKRHRIVTTAELNSINCKPNYMPSATNLAAAAGTSTVGVDSISKSSNSTQVMRSKRTVKK; translated from the coding sequence ATGGAATCCATTAAGCACTCAATTGAGGACCTGACTGAGCACTTCAACACACGGATGGCTGAGTTTCAAAAATCTCTTCAGGGTTCCATCCCAGCCACTAGTCCAAACTCCAACATTGCGGCTCAATTTAACACCTTCAGAATCTTTGTTTTATCTGCATTAGAAGGCCTTCAGATGCAAGTGGAAATATTAACGAAGCAGTACAATCAGCTGGAAATGCGAAGTAGAAGGAAGATGCTTCTGTTCCACGGAGTTCCTgaagacaaaaaagaaaatttgccAGTCATAGTGTCAGGTGTTATATCAGGCCATCTTAAGGTACCAGAATTTACCATTGAGAAGCTCAGTCGATGTCAGCGATTAGGTCATTCCTCTAGGGATAAGCCTCGACCTATCCTTGTAAAATTTCGTGATGTAGTGCTTCGAAACAAGATCTGGTATTCAAAAACGTCCCTTAAAAGCACAGGCGTGACTCTGTCGGAGTTCCTTACCAAGAAAAGGCATGACCTGTTTATGTCTGCAAGACAGAAGTTCGGAATTTCAAAATGCTGGACGAAGGATGGAGTTGTTATCGTTACGGGGTCTGACGGTAAGCGTCACCGTATCGTCACAACAGCAGAGCTTAACTCAATCAATTGCAAGCCGAATTACATGCCCTCGGCAACTAATCTTGCTGCTGCTGCTGGTACCAGTACTGTCGGTGTCGACTCAATTTCAAAATCGTCCAACTCCACTCAGGTTATGCGAAGTAAGAGAACCGTTAAAAAGTAA